The following coding sequences lie in one Silene latifolia isolate original U9 population chromosome 5, ASM4854445v1, whole genome shotgun sequence genomic window:
- the LOC141655481 gene encoding uncharacterized protein LOC141655481, whose amino-acid sequence MGWLVAHEALNTVDKLISYGMDVDAGCLLCGQTNESLNHLYFACQDKEESFDVLRSKDTGCSFPLVIDLDWWSSRGGTNVQRGVQIALFLGAIYSIWYQRNKCRLDAVLVHPNQIALQVIEGVRNRTRGREKEIKNANDVNWLCHRHLM is encoded by the coding sequence ATGGGATGGTTAGTGGCTCATGAGGCTCTTAATACTGTGGACAAACTGATCAGCTATGGGATGGATGTTGATGCTGGTTGTCTGTTATGTGGACAGACAAATGAATCCTTAAATCATCTATACTTTGCCTGTCAAGACAAAGAGGAGAGTTTTGATGTTTTGCGCAGCAAAGATACGGGATGCAGCTTCCCTTTGGTGATTGATCTTGACTGGTGGTCTAGTAGGGGAGGTACTAACGTCCAGAGAGGGGTGCAGATTGCACTCTTCTTGGGGGCAATCTACTCTATTTGGTATCAACGAAATAAGTGCAGACTTGATGCAGTCTTAGTGCACCCAAATCAGATTGCTTTGCAGGTTATAGAGGGGGTGAGAAACAGAACTAGGGGACGAGAGAAGGAGATTAAGAATGCTAATGATGTAAATTGGTTATGTCATAGACACCTTATGTAA